Proteins from a genomic interval of Youhaiella tibetensis:
- a CDS encoding sugar ABC transporter ATP-binding protein has translation MTNPALTLTGISKSFPGVRALNGVSLELVPGQVTALIGENGAGKSTLVKILTGIYQPDDGEIAIGGKPVTLPTAHAAFEHGITAIHQETVLFEEMSVAENIFLGHVPRTRLGLIDWGRMRREARAILDDMGAGHIDEYAPLKDLGIANRHLVGVARAMSIDARIVIMDEPTAALSQKEIEDLFVLIDLLREDGKAVLFISHKFDEIYRIADRYTVFRDGEMVGKGLIRETSQGEIVRLMVGRSVDQIFPERTVSIGEPVLTVSDLSHPTEFDAISFELRKGEILGFYGLVGAGRSEVMQALFGITRPSRGTIALNGKPVSPRSPAEAVDEGIVYVPEERGKQGVVIGMPIFENVSLPSLGRTSRNGVLRLAEEFKLARTYTERLDLRASSLSQDVGTLSGGNQQKVVIAKWLATSPEVIILDEPTKGIDIGSKAAVHEFMGELVAQGLAVIMVSSELPEILGMSDRVVVMREGRMVAEFDNTGLSAETLVRAAAGIAEQAA, from the coding sequence ATGACCAATCCCGCCCTGACCTTGACCGGCATCTCCAAAAGCTTCCCCGGCGTGCGCGCGCTCAACGGGGTCTCGCTCGAACTCGTCCCCGGCCAGGTCACCGCCCTGATCGGGGAGAACGGCGCCGGCAAATCCACGCTGGTCAAGATCCTCACCGGCATCTACCAGCCCGATGACGGCGAGATCGCCATCGGCGGCAAGCCGGTCACGCTCCCCACCGCCCATGCCGCCTTCGAGCACGGCATCACCGCCATCCATCAGGAGACCGTGCTCTTCGAGGAAATGAGCGTTGCCGAGAACATCTTCCTTGGCCACGTGCCGCGCACCCGCCTGGGCCTTATCGACTGGGGCAGGATGCGCCGGGAGGCGCGGGCAATCCTGGACGACATGGGCGCCGGCCATATCGACGAATACGCCCCCTTGAAGGATCTCGGCATCGCCAACCGCCATCTGGTGGGCGTCGCACGCGCCATGTCCATCGACGCCCGCATCGTCATCATGGACGAGCCGACCGCCGCCTTGAGCCAGAAGGAAATCGAGGACCTCTTCGTCCTCATCGATCTCCTGCGCGAGGACGGCAAGGCCGTGCTCTTCATCTCGCACAAGTTCGACGAGATCTACCGCATCGCCGATCGCTATACCGTCTTCCGTGACGGCGAGATGGTGGGCAAGGGTCTCATCCGCGAGACCAGCCAGGGCGAGATCGTCAGGCTCATGGTCGGCCGCTCCGTCGACCAGATCTTCCCTGAAAGGACCGTATCGATCGGCGAGCCTGTGCTCACGGTTTCAGATCTCTCGCACCCGACCGAATTCGACGCCATCTCGTTCGAGTTGCGAAAGGGCGAAATCCTCGGTTTCTACGGCCTCGTCGGCGCCGGCCGCAGCGAGGTCATGCAGGCGCTCTTCGGCATCACCCGGCCCTCGCGCGGTACCATCGCGCTCAACGGCAAGCCGGTCTCGCCGCGCTCCCCCGCCGAGGCGGTGGACGAGGGCATAGTCTACGTGCCCGAAGAACGCGGCAAGCAGGGCGTCGTCATCGGCATGCCGATCTTCGAGAACGTCTCGCTGCCATCCCTCGGGCGCACCTCGAGGAACGGCGTCCTGCGGCTCGCCGAGGAATTCAAGCTGGCGCGCACCTATACCGAACGGCTCGACCTGCGCGCCTCTTCGCTCAGCCAGGATGTCGGCACGCTCTCGGGCGGCAACCAGCAGAAGGTGGTCATCGCCAAGTGGCTGGCCACCAGCCCCGAGGTCATCATTCTCGATGAGCCGACCAAGGGCATCGATATCGGCTCGAAAGCGGCCGTGCACGAATTCATGGGGGAACTGGTGGCCCAGGGGCTCGCGGTAATCATGGTCTCGTCCGAACTTCCCGAAATTCTGGGCATGTCCGACCGTGTCGTCGTCATGCGCGAGGGGCGAATGGTGGCCGAGTTCGACAATACCGGCCTTTCGGCCGAAACGCTGGTGCGCGCTGCCGCCGGCATAGCGGAGCAGGCGGCATGA
- a CDS encoding FGGY-family carbohydrate kinase encodes MSGKRFIGVIDIGKTNAKFAVVDFETRSEIAVRKAPNTVLNDGLYPHFDIDGLWRFLSASIAELNKLHPLDALSVTTHGACAALVDEEGNLALPVLDYEFAGPDEFDEDYAEVRPPFSTSFTPPLPGGLNLGKQLFWQSRKFPEAFARTKWILPYPQYWSFRLTGVAASEITSLGCHTDLWNFETDLYSDLVLRQGWLDKMPEVLPASDPLGPINPALAEELGLRPGMPVYSGIHDSNASLLPHLLSRTPPFAVVSTGTWVIVAAPGGDLMHLDPHRDCLANIDAFGKPVPSARFMGGREFSLLTEGREATPSDLTIRKVIDGAIMLLPSVVEGSGPFPQRQASWTHPREGLDDETAFTVVSFYLALMTAECLALAGAEGDIVVEGPFAANHTYLRMLESAACRPVVPSHGSATGTAIGAAMLARMEAGHVAEDGVLDADPDMTRYAWRWRQALNQ; translated from the coding sequence GTGAGCGGCAAGCGTTTCATCGGCGTCATCGACATCGGCAAGACCAACGCCAAATTCGCGGTGGTCGATTTCGAGACGCGCTCGGAAATCGCCGTCCGCAAGGCGCCCAACACGGTGCTAAACGACGGCCTGTATCCACATTTCGACATAGATGGCCTCTGGCGGTTCCTGTCCGCCTCGATAGCCGAGCTCAACAAGCTCCATCCGCTCGATGCGCTCAGCGTCACCACCCATGGCGCCTGCGCGGCGCTGGTCGACGAGGAGGGCAACCTGGCCCTGCCGGTGCTCGACTATGAATTCGCCGGTCCCGACGAGTTCGACGAAGACTATGCCGAGGTCCGCCCGCCCTTCTCCACCAGCTTCACCCCGCCCCTGCCGGGGGGGCTCAACCTAGGCAAGCAGCTCTTCTGGCAATCGCGCAAGTTCCCCGAGGCGTTCGCGCGCACCAAGTGGATCCTGCCCTATCCGCAATACTGGAGCTTCCGCCTCACGGGCGTAGCGGCTTCCGAGATCACCTCGCTGGGCTGCCACACCGACCTCTGGAACTTCGAAACCGACCTCTATTCGGACCTGGTCCTGCGCCAGGGCTGGCTCGACAAGATGCCCGAAGTGCTGCCCGCCTCCGACCCTCTCGGGCCGATCAACCCGGCGCTGGCCGAGGAACTGGGCCTGCGCCCGGGCATGCCGGTCTATTCGGGCATTCATGATTCGAACGCCTCGCTCCTGCCGCACCTGCTCTCGCGCACCCCGCCCTTTGCCGTGGTCTCGACCGGCACCTGGGTCATCGTGGCGGCGCCGGGCGGCGACCTCATGCATCTCGACCCACACCGCGATTGCCTGGCCAATATCGATGCCTTCGGCAAGCCGGTGCCCTCGGCCCGCTTCATGGGTGGACGCGAGTTCTCGCTCCTGACCGAAGGGCGCGAAGCCACCCCGTCCGACCTCACCATCCGCAAGGTCATCGACGGCGCCATCATGCTGCTGCCCTCGGTGGTCGAGGGCTCGGGCCCGTTCCCGCAGCGCCAGGCGAGTTGGACCCATCCGCGCGAGGGGCTGGACGATGAGACGGCCTTCACCGTCGTCTCGTTCTATCTGGCGCTGATGACGGCCGAATGCCTGGCCCTGGCGGGTGCGGAAGGGGATATCGTGGTCGAGGGGCCGTTCGCCGCCAACCACACTTATTTGCGCATGCTCGAATCGGCCGCGTGCCGGCCGGTGGTGCCGAGCCACGGCAGCGCTACGGGCACGGCCATCGGCGCCGCCATGCTGGCGCGCATGGAGGCCGGGCACGTGGCCGAGGACGGGGTTCTGGATGCAGATCCGGACATGACTCGCTACGCCTGGCGCTGGCGCCAGGCTCTCAATCAGTAA
- a CDS encoding LacI family transcriptional regulator: MENVVSDTEQREPKRARRGVPPSGKPTLRTIAEMTGLAITTISRALNNAPELSQETRERVQKIAAEIGYLPDRAALRLKTGRTHVVSLILDPHDEILGFGQSMVNGLTAALRGTAYHLVITPNFIGDSPLDPIRHIMRNRMADGIIFSRTEPEDARVKLCLEQNFPFVSHGRTELPVAHPYVDYDNYAFAYAAARRLVSKGRRKLTIILPPPKFTFGNHLRAGFLDAVREGGVDHEIDDALTLDNTAEEIRTRVIARIDQPGAPDGYVCSGDAAALAVMAGITDAGKSIGQDIDVVAKQTSGIFSLVRPKVDAIYEDTALAGEQMGKLLLRRIAGEPVEDLQWLDKPRVDWR; this comes from the coding sequence ATGGAGAATGTGGTGTCCGATACTGAACAGCGCGAGCCCAAGCGCGCCAGGCGTGGCGTGCCGCCCTCGGGCAAGCCGACCCTGCGCACCATCGCCGAGATGACGGGCCTGGCCATCACCACCATCTCCCGCGCCCTCAACAACGCCCCCGAACTGAGCCAGGAAACCCGCGAGCGCGTCCAGAAGATTGCCGCCGAGATCGGTTACCTGCCCGACCGCGCCGCCCTGCGCCTCAAGACCGGACGCACCCACGTCGTCTCCCTGATTCTCGATCCGCACGATGAAATCCTCGGCTTCGGCCAGTCCATGGTCAACGGCCTCACCGCCGCGCTGCGCGGCACCGCCTATCACCTGGTCATCACGCCCAATTTCATCGGCGACAGCCCGCTCGATCCGATCCGCCACATCATGCGCAACCGCATGGCCGACGGCATCATCTTCTCGCGCACCGAGCCGGAAGACGCGCGGGTAAAACTCTGCCTCGAGCAGAACTTTCCCTTCGTCTCGCACGGCCGCACCGAACTGCCCGTGGCGCACCCTTACGTCGATTACGACAACTACGCCTTCGCCTATGCGGCAGCCAGGCGCCTCGTCTCCAAGGGCCGGCGCAAGCTCACCATCATCCTGCCGCCGCCAAAGTTCACCTTCGGCAACCACCTGCGCGCCGGCTTCCTCGATGCCGTCAGGGAAGGGGGCGTCGACCACGAGATCGACGACGCCCTGACGCTGGACAACACTGCCGAAGAGATCCGCACCCGCGTCATCGCCCGCATCGACCAGCCCGGTGCCCCCGACGGCTATGTCTGCTCCGGCGACGCCGCCGCCCTCGCTGTCATGGCCGGCATCACCGACGCCGGCAAATCCATCGGCCAGGACATCGACGTCGTCGCCAAACAGACCTCCGGCATCTTCTCCCTGGTCCGCCCGAAGGTAGACGCCATCTACGAAGACACCGCCCTTGCCGGCGAACAGATGGGAAAATTGCTGCTGAGGCGGATTGCAGGCGAGCCGGTGGAAGATCTGCAATGGCTGGACAAGCCGCGGGTGGATTGGCGGTAG
- a CDS encoding tetratricopeptide repeat protein gives MSRPLSLSLRPLRAALLVAVAAVALSACAVNRGSMPSPDFSGMSQAEAQQTLAQLGGRYKANPRDKATIIYYAAALRGAGQNDQAVAVLENAMGIYRNDADISVAYAKALTAQGRFDQALNVIDATIVPQQPDWNALSVKGAILDQMGRNEEARRLYSQALMIAPQEASLEANLGLSYAMTNELATAETRLRRAVQMQGANSRVRQNLALVVGLQGRFDEARALYGAELPPDQVEANMAYIRALLTQQNRWSAIKESR, from the coding sequence GTGTCCCGCCCGCTTTCGCTCTCATTGCGGCCCCTGCGCGCCGCCCTCCTGGTAGCCGTCGCGGCGGTGGCTCTGTCGGCCTGTGCGGTCAATCGCGGCTCGATGCCTTCGCCCGACTTTTCGGGCATGAGCCAGGCCGAGGCCCAGCAGACGCTGGCCCAGCTCGGCGGGCGCTACAAGGCCAATCCGCGCGACAAGGCCACCATCATCTACTACGCGGCCGCCTTGCGCGGCGCCGGGCAGAACGACCAGGCGGTCGCCGTGCTCGAAAACGCCATGGGCATCTACCGGAACGATGCCGATATCAGCGTGGCCTATGCCAAGGCGCTGACGGCGCAGGGCCGGTTCGACCAGGCGCTCAACGTCATCGACGCCACCATCGTGCCGCAGCAGCCGGACTGGAACGCACTCTCGGTCAAGGGCGCGATCCTGGACCAGATGGGGCGGAACGAGGAAGCCCGGCGGCTTTACAGCCAGGCGCTGATGATCGCGCCCCAGGAGGCTTCGCTCGAAGCGAACCTGGGCCTTTCCTATGCCATGACCAACGAATTGGCGACGGCCGAAACCCGCCTGCGCCGCGCCGTGCAGATGCAGGGCGCCAATAGCCGCGTGCGCCAGAACCTGGCGCTCGTCGTCGGTCTGCAGGGCCGGTTCGACGAGGCCCGCGCGCTTTACGGCGCCGAGCTGCCGCCTGACCAGGTGGAAGCCAACATGGCCTATATCCGGGCGCTGCTGACCCAGCAGAACCGCTGGAGCGCGATCAAGGAAAGCCGTTAG
- a CDS encoding ABC transporter permease — protein sequence MNEVRNVRHIPDRLDNPLRSAIFSWEALLIVVAVAIFLANSFASPYFLNAWSLSDLTFNFTEKALIALAMALLIISGEIDLSVAAIIALASTTMGLALQAGVDTPGLVAIGILTGLVCGAFNGFLVTALKLPSIVVTIGTMSLFRGISFIILGDQAFKGYPESFAFFGQGYVWWVVSFELVLFLVCAVIYYFLLHRTNFGRRVFAIGNNPVAAQFSGVRVARIKFVLFCLTGLMSGIASVLLTSRLGSTRPSIAQGWELEVITMVVLGGVNILGGSGSILGVVIAAFIMGLVTFGLGLLNVPGIVMSIFIGALLILVIALPIVYGMLRRSRA from the coding sequence ATGAACGAAGTCCGCAACGTCCGCCACATCCCCGATCGCCTCGATAATCCCCTGCGCTCGGCCATCTTCTCCTGGGAAGCGCTGCTGATTGTTGTGGCGGTGGCGATCTTCCTCGCCAACAGCTTCGCCTCGCCCTATTTCCTAAACGCCTGGAGCCTTTCGGACCTCACCTTCAACTTCACCGAGAAGGCGCTGATCGCCCTGGCCATGGCGCTCCTCATCATCTCGGGCGAGATCGATCTTTCGGTCGCCGCCATCATCGCGCTGGCTTCCACCACCATGGGGCTGGCCCTTCAGGCCGGGGTCGATACTCCGGGGCTCGTTGCCATCGGCATCCTCACCGGCCTCGTTTGCGGGGCTTTCAACGGCTTTCTCGTCACCGCCCTCAAGCTTCCTTCCATCGTCGTCACCATCGGCACGATGAGCCTCTTCCGCGGGATTTCCTTCATCATCCTGGGCGACCAGGCCTTCAAGGGCTACCCGGAAAGCTTTGCCTTCTTCGGGCAGGGCTATGTCTGGTGGGTGGTCTCGTTCGAGCTTGTGCTGTTCCTCGTGTGCGCGGTGATCTACTATTTCCTCCTGCACCGGACCAATTTCGGTCGGCGAGTCTTCGCCATCGGGAACAATCCGGTAGCGGCGCAGTTTTCGGGCGTGAGGGTGGCACGGATCAAGTTCGTGCTATTCTGCCTGACGGGCCTGATGAGCGGCATCGCTTCGGTGCTGCTGACCAGCCGTCTCGGCTCCACGCGCCCCTCGATTGCGCAGGGTTGGGAACTTGAGGTGATTACGATGGTCGTGCTTGGCGGCGTCAACATATTGGGGGGATCGGGCTCGATCCTGGGCGTGGTTATCGCCGCCTTCATCATGGGCTTGGTGACGTTCGGGCTGGGCCTGCTCAACGTGCCGGGCATCGTCATGTCCATCTTCATCGGCGCGCTGCTGATCCTCGTGATCGCGCTGCCGATCGTCTATGGCATGCTCAGGCGGAGCCGCGCGTGA
- the polA gene encoding DNA polymerase I yields the protein MHLLLVDGSSYVFRAFHALPPLNRKSDNLPVGCVQGFCNMLFKLTEDLKGEDEPTHMAVIFDHSAKTFRDDIYADYKAHRPPPPEELVPQFPLTRSATRAFSIPSIEMEGWEADDIIATYACMARDAGGKVTIVSSDKDLMQLVEPNGSIRMLDTIPRPGQPPLRWIGVDEVFTKFGVTPDKVIDVQALCGDAVDNVPGVPGIGVKTAAELINTYGDLETLLARAEEIKQPARRQKLIDNAELARISKQLVTLSREVPVELDLDALVRVPIEPGALFPFLKAMEFNTITKRLAGILEADPDAWEADPALAAKPVEAMGFDNAAKAEARAARLEATGRAEASLVAHAADVHERVKAIPLDHAKYEIIRDAEHLRKWIEAAYAVGHVAIDVETTGLDNQTADLVGVCLSTAPGNGAYLPLDHRTGADLLGGGRAEGQMPMADALALLKPMLEDRSILKIGHNFKYDLGILARYGIVTAPIDDTLLLSYTLDGPRFNTMSELTSHWLGHGGIPIKDLIGTGKSQKTFAEVDIEAAARYGGEDADLTMRLWTLLKPRLPAENMTVVYETLERPLAPVLARMEGRGISVDRQILSRLSGDFAQRAAAFEAEAQALAGQPFNLGSPKQLGDILFGVMGLPGGTKTKTGQWATGADVLDELALQGVPLAKAVLEWRQLTKLMGTYTDALPSYINERTGRVHTSYSQASVLTGRLSSNDPNLQNIPVRTEDGRKIRTAFVASPGKILISADYSQIELRVLAHIADIQALKDAFEEGLDIHAMTASEMFGVPVEGMPSEVRRRAKAINFGIIYGISAFGLSNQLGIGRAEAGDYIETYFKRFPGIRDYMDEMRRRVKADGFVETIFGRKVQFPNANSKHPAERAFVERASINAPIQGSAADIIRRAMVKMEPALKKAGIEADMLLQVHDELIFEVDKGTEDKAMPVIAGIMESSAEPAVRLTVPLKVDAHAAHNWDEAH from the coding sequence ATGCACCTGCTGCTCGTCGACGGCTCGTCCTATGTCTTCCGCGCTTTCCACGCGCTGCCGCCGCTCAACCGCAAGTCGGACAACCTGCCGGTCGGGTGCGTCCAGGGCTTCTGCAACATGCTCTTCAAGCTGACGGAAGACCTCAAGGGCGAAGACGAGCCCACGCATATGGCGGTGATCTTCGATCATTCGGCCAAGACTTTTCGCGATGACATCTATGCCGATTACAAGGCGCACCGGCCGCCGCCGCCCGAGGAGCTGGTGCCGCAGTTTCCGCTGACGCGTTCGGCGACGCGGGCCTTTTCCATTCCTTCCATCGAGATGGAAGGCTGGGAGGCCGACGACATCATCGCCACCTATGCCTGCATGGCGCGCGATGCCGGCGGCAAGGTGACCATCGTATCCTCGGACAAGGATCTGATGCAGCTGGTCGAGCCCAATGGCTCGATCCGCATGCTCGATACCATCCCCCGCCCCGGCCAGCCGCCGCTGCGCTGGATCGGGGTGGACGAGGTGTTCACCAAGTTCGGGGTGACGCCGGACAAGGTCATCGACGTGCAGGCGCTCTGCGGCGACGCCGTCGACAACGTGCCGGGCGTGCCGGGGATCGGCGTCAAGACGGCGGCCGAACTTATCAATACCTATGGCGACCTCGAAACCCTGCTTGCGCGCGCCGAGGAGATCAAGCAGCCGGCGCGGCGGCAGAAGCTCATCGACAATGCCGAGCTGGCGCGGATTTCCAAGCAGTTGGTGACGCTGTCGCGCGAAGTGCCGGTGGAGCTCGACCTCGACGCCCTGGTGCGCGTGCCGATCGAGCCGGGAGCGCTGTTTCCGTTCCTCAAGGCGATGGAATTCAACACCATCACCAAGCGCCTCGCCGGCATTCTCGAAGCAGACCCCGATGCCTGGGAGGCAGATCCGGCGCTGGCGGCCAAGCCTGTGGAAGCCATGGGCTTTGACAATGCGGCCAAAGCGGAAGCGCGCGCGGCGCGGCTCGAGGCTACGGGCCGGGCGGAAGCGTCGCTCGTCGCCCATGCCGCCGATGTGCACGAGCGGGTCAAGGCCATTCCGCTCGACCATGCCAAGTACGAGATCATCCGCGATGCCGAGCATCTGCGGAAGTGGATCGAGGCGGCCTATGCGGTAGGGCATGTCGCCATCGACGTCGAGACGACCGGCCTCGACAACCAGACCGCCGATCTCGTCGGGGTGTGCCTTTCGACCGCGCCCGGCAATGGCGCCTATCTGCCGCTCGACCATCGCACCGGCGCCGACCTGCTGGGCGGCGGGCGCGCCGAAGGGCAGATGCCGATGGCCGATGCGCTGGCGCTGCTCAAGCCCATGCTCGAAGATCGCTCGATCCTCAAGATCGGGCACAATTTCAAATATGATCTGGGGATCCTGGCGCGCTACGGCATCGTCACCGCGCCGATCGATGACACGCTGCTGCTCAGCTATACGCTCGATGGCCCGCGCTTCAACACCATGAGCGAGCTCACCTCGCACTGGCTGGGGCATGGCGGCATTCCGATCAAGGACCTGATCGGCACCGGCAAATCGCAGAAGACCTTTGCGGAAGTCGATATCGAGGCGGCAGCCCGCTATGGCGGGGAAGATGCCGACCTCACCATGCGGCTCTGGACGCTGCTCAAACCGCGCCTGCCAGCCGAGAACATGACGGTCGTCTACGAGACGCTGGAGCGTCCGCTGGCGCCGGTGCTGGCGCGGATGGAAGGGCGCGGCATTTCGGTGGATCGGCAGATCCTCTCGCGGCTTTCGGGCGATTTCGCCCAGCGCGCGGCGGCGTTCGAGGCGGAGGCGCAGGCTTTGGCCGGGCAGCCGTTCAATCTCGGTTCGCCAAAGCAGCTCGGCGATATCCTGTTCGGCGTCATGGGGCTGCCCGGCGGCACCAAGACCAAGACCGGGCAATGGGCGACGGGCGCCGATGTGCTGGACGAATTGGCGCTGCAAGGGGTGCCGCTGGCCAAGGCGGTGCTCGAATGGCGCCAGCTCACCAAGCTCATGGGCACCTATACGGATGCCCTGCCCAGCTACATCAACGAGCGCACGGGGCGCGTGCATACGAGCTACAGCCAGGCCTCGGTGCTGACGGGGCGGCTTTCCTCGAACGATCCGAACCTGCAGAACATTCCGGTGCGCACTGAGGATGGCCGCAAGATCCGTACGGCGTTCGTGGCGAGCCCCGGTAAAATCCTGATCTCGGCGGATTACAGCCAGATCGAACTGCGCGTGCTGGCCCATATCGCCGATATCCAGGCGCTCAAGGACGCGTTCGAGGAAGGGCTCGACATTCACGCGATGACGGCTTCCGAAATGTTCGGGGTGCCGGTGGAGGGCATGCCGTCCGAAGTGCGGCGGCGGGCCAAGGCCATCAATTTCGGCATCATCTACGGCATTTCGGCCTTCGGGCTTTCCAACCAGCTCGGCATCGGGCGGGCGGAAGCGGGCGACTATATCGAGACCTATTTCAAGCGCTTCCCGGGCATTCGCGACTACATGGACGAGATGCGCCGGCGGGTTAAGGCGGACGGGTTCGTGGAAACCATTTTCGGGCGCAAGGTGCAGTTCCCCAACGCCAATTCCAAGCACCCCGCCGAACGCGCGTTCGTGGAACGCGCCTCGATCAACGCCCCCATCCAGGGCTCGGCCGCCGACATCATCCGCCGCGCAATGGTCAAGATGGAGCCGGCGCTGAAAAAGGCCGGCATCGAAGCCGACATGCTGCTGCAGGTCCACGACGAACTGATTTTCGAGGTCGACAAGGGCACCGAGGACAAGGCGATGCCGGTGATCGCGGGGATCATGGAGAGCTCAGCGGAACCGGCCGTGAGGCTGACGGTACCGCTGAAGGTGGATGCACACGCGGCGCATAATTGGGATGAGGCGCATTAG
- a CDS encoding ABC transporter permease, with product MKSLLRYREIWLLAAIVALIVAVAFRRPSYASFGNLLDVFNNTSLLLILAMGQMVVILTRSIDLSMAANLALTGMIVAMINAAFPAFPVPLLMILAALIGLGLGAFNGLLVWKLNIPAIVVTLGTLTIYRGTTFLVSGGKWVNADQMSPDFIGLTRYLIIGQPLLSWLALVIIVVFVVLMTRTNIGRAFYAIGINPTAAVYAGIDVGRTKFIAFAISGAIAGLCGYLWVSRYVIASVEIANGYELNIIAACVIGGVSIAGGIGTVAGAALGALFLGVINSALPVINISPFWQMAISGAAIILAVIFNARSERKHGRIILKSQEVGHG from the coding sequence ATGAAATCGCTCCTGCGCTATCGCGAAATCTGGCTGCTGGCCGCCATCGTCGCCCTCATCGTCGCTGTCGCCTTCCGACGTCCGTCCTATGCCAGCTTCGGCAACCTGCTCGACGTCTTCAACAACACCTCGCTCCTGCTGATCCTCGCCATGGGGCAGATGGTGGTAATCCTGACGCGCTCGATCGATCTCTCGATGGCCGCCAACCTGGCGCTCACCGGCATGATCGTCGCCATGATCAACGCCGCCTTCCCGGCCTTCCCGGTGCCATTGCTGATGATCCTCGCGGCCCTCATCGGGCTTGGTCTGGGTGCCTTCAACGGGCTGCTCGTCTGGAAGCTCAATATCCCGGCGATCGTCGTGACCCTGGGCACGCTCACCATCTATCGCGGCACGACCTTCCTGGTTTCGGGCGGCAAGTGGGTCAACGCCGATCAGATGAGCCCCGATTTCATCGGGCTGACGCGTTATCTCATCATCGGCCAACCGCTGCTCTCCTGGCTCGCCCTCGTCATCATCGTCGTCTTTGTGGTGCTCATGACCCGCACCAATATCGGCCGGGCCTTCTACGCCATCGGCATCAATCCCACCGCCGCCGTCTATGCCGGGATCGATGTGGGCCGCACCAAGTTCATCGCCTTCGCCATTTCGGGCGCCATCGCCGGGCTCTGCGGGTACCTCTGGGTCTCCCGCTACGTCATCGCCTCTGTCGAGATCGCCAACGGCTACGAACTCAACATCATCGCCGCCTGTGTCATCGGCGGAGTCTCGATCGCCGGCGGCATCGGCACCGTGGCGGGCGCCGCCCTGGGCGCCCTGTTCCTGGGCGTTATCAACTCGGCCCTGCCGGTCATCAACATCTCGCCCTTCTGGCAGATGGCCATCTCTGGCGCCGCCATCATCCTGGCGGTGATCTTCAATGCCCGCAGCGAGAGAAAGCACGGGCGGATCATCCTGAAGAGCCAGGAGGTGGGACATGGTTGA